One Mus musculus strain C57BL/6J chromosome 2, GRCm38.p6 C57BL/6J genomic window, AAATAACCACTCCAAATatcttttaaggtttatttttatttttgtagtgtgtgtgtgtgtgtgtgtgtgtgtgtgtgtgtgtaagagagagagcaaaagacacagacatagacagagacaaaagaaaagagataGAGATACTGaaacacagatagacagagacagagaaacagtcacagagacaaaggaaaagggacagaaagacagagacacagagagacagaaagagactgagtgacagagagagacatagagaaaaataaacagactgagagacagggaaccctaggaggccagaagagggcattgatccACTACAGTTGAATTTCCAAGCTGTTGTGATCTGACAATATGAGTGTTGTGAAAATAAGCAGAgttcccctgcaagagcagcaagctatCCCAACTGCTATGCCATCTTTCCTGGCCCCTActcctacctttttttttctgtttcttcctctgttttttctgtattttttgctTCACTTCTACATTTCTAGCTGAAGTAATGTTTTGTGCATAAATCTGTCCTTTGAGTCTTATTCCTTAATTTACATTATAAGAAGTTTAATGCACAGCAGTTTCTCCTCAAATACCATTTTACTCACTATAGAATATCCCTGTTATCTACTTCTCTTTGTAGTCATTGATTCGCCAGAAGAAGAAGAGCTTCCTAAGGTTTCCACTAAGATTTtaaaagagcaatttgaaaagtCTGCCCAGGAAAACTTCCTCCGCTCTGATAAAGAAACATCACCCCCAGCCAAGTGTATGAAGGTAAGGTAACATACAGGAAAATATGAGGTGTTAGTGTCATACTTAAATGTACTAGAATTTTATGGCATTTTCTTCACAGAAAATTTTGAACTAGTTTTGATTCTGTTTCATAAAGAGAGTATTGATCTAAGAGGTAGAGTAAGATCTCTTCAACTACTGGCAAATATGAATAAAGAGAGTCATGTATGCTTTAAAGTCTCTACCatcaaataaagtaattaaattgATTTTAAATGCCAGGTGGTTACATGCTCTGTtttaaataccacaaaaacaaaacaaaaataaaactccaCAAAAGTATTTCAagactttttctcttttcctgaaTATTTCTCTTCTTATCAAGTAAAGAAGAAATTTTAAGAATGTGTATAAATGTTAAGCCAGACATAGATACACCTTTAAGCTCAACACTTGTaggaggatccctgtgagttccaggcttgtCAAAGCTACAAAGagtgattctgtctcaaaaaagaaaaaaaaagaatatgtattaATGTTGAAATACTGGTTGATGGAAAagcattaaattattaaaaattaggaTGATATTTATTAACACACAATGACTATTTTTCCAAGTAGGTTTAAACACAATGCATACCTGTTTTCCAATGAAGGCATCACAGCAGAAACCTGATGTGGACAGGTATAAGGTAGGGTTCAGGAAATCTCGATACTACAATCATCGTTTTAAGCTTTGATTTTCTCTCTTAAAGATTGAAAATGACATTGAAGAAACCTTAAAGCCATCATCGGCTGTGGGTACCTCTTCTTCTTATACTTCAaccaggcagaggaaggaaacTTCAACCTCAAGTTATAGTAATCACAGTCTGACTTCAACAACTCTGGCACAAGATAATGGCACTCCTTCAGGGAAGATGGAAGagtttcctcctcccccacctgaTGTTTGTCAGACACCAATGGATGTGACAGCATTTTCCCAGTCCCCTGAATTCCCCAGCCCTCCTAGAAGACTGCCAATGCCCAAAGATTTATACTCCAAGCAAAGAAATTTATATGAATTAAACCGTTTATATAGGCATATCCATCCAGAGTTAAGAAAAAACTTAGAAAAAGATTACATCAGTGAGGTTTCTGAAATTGTTTCTAGCCAGATAAACTCAGGGAACGCGTTATCAGCAGATGTACAAAAAGCTCGGTATGTTTTCGAAAATACAAATGACAGTTCTCAgaaagatttgaactcagaaagaGAAAACCTGGAGTGGGATGAAATCCTCAAAGGAGAGGTGCAGTCGATTCGATGGATTTTTGAGAATCAGCCATTAGATTCTATCAACCATGGTTCTACAGATGAAGGGTACACTTCCAAAGGCATTGCTGACCAAGAACTAATTGCTGGAAGTGATGTGAAATATACAACTTGGATGTTTGAAACTCAGCCAATAGATGCACTGGGGATTCCTTCTGCTGGCACTGAAGGAAACACTGAGAAAATTCCTGAACTAGCTAGAGGAGATGTTTACACAGCAAGGTGGATGTTTGAAACAAGGCCTTTAGACTCCATGAACAAAATGCATGAATGTCAAGAAGAAACAGCATCTACTCTTACAAAGGATATAACTGGTGGAGATGTCAAGACTGTGAGATACATGTTTGAAACTCAACAACTAGATCAACTTGGACAGCTTCACTCAGTGGATGAATTGAACTTGTTACAACTCAGATCAGAACTCAAAGAAATTAAAGGAAATGTTAAGAGAAGCATAAAGTGTTTTGAAACTCAACCATTGTATGTCATTAGAGATGGTTCAGGCCAAATGCTAGAAATTAAAACTGTGCAGAGAGAAGACATTGAAAAGGGCGATGTAAGGACAGCACGTTGGATGTTTGAAACACAGCCTTTGGACACAATAAACAAAGACATCACAGAAATTAAGGTTGTTCGAGGAATATCCATGGAGGAAAATGTCAAAGGTGGGGTGAGTAGAGCAAAGTGGTTATTTGAAACTCAACCACTGGAGAAAATCAAAGAAGAGTCAGGCGAGGCTGTCCtgaaaacagaagcagtcataGGTACAGATGTTTCTAAAAAGTGTTGGATGTTTGAAACACAGCCATTAGACATTCTAAAAGACTCTCCTGATACGGACAGTGTATCACCTGAAGAGAGAATAGGAGGTGATGTAAAGACCACCAAACATCTATTTGAAACACTCCCAATAGAGGCTTTAAAAGACAGCCCGGATATCGGAAAGCTTCAAAAAATCACTGCctctgaagaagaaaagggggatgTTAAGCACCAAAAATGGGTTTTTGAAACTCAACGCTTAGAAGATATTAGAGAAGATAAGAAAGAATACACCAGAACAGTGAGGCTAGAAGCAGTTGATAGAGGACATGTAAAGAACTACACTCATATCTTCGAATCCAATAATCTAATTAAGGTTGACGCATCACATCAAATTGAGGTAGAAGGAGTCACAAGAGGCACTGTGGAGTTGAATAAATCTCTCTTTGAGACAACCCCACTCTATGCCATTCAAGATCATCTTGGAAAATACCACCAAGTAAAGACAGTCCAGCAAGAAGAAATAGTAAGAGGTGATGTAAGAAGCTGTAGATGGCTTTTTGAAACAAGGCCTATTGACCAATTTGATGAAAGCCTTCATAAATTTCAGATAATTAGAGGAATATCTGCTCAAGAAATACAGGCAGGGAATGTGAAATCTGCTAGGTGGTTATTTGAGACCCAACCCCTTgattcaattaaatattttagtaATGTGGAAGAAACAGACAGCAAAACTGAACAAAGTACTGATATTGTTAAAGGGGATGTCAAAACATGTAAATGGCTATTTGAGACCCAGCCAATGGAGTCTCTTTATGAAAAAGCTTCCTTGATGACCAACTCTGAAGATATTCATAAAGGTGATGTTAGAACCTGCATGTGGCTGTTTGAAACTCAGCCACTTGATGCCATAAAAGATGACTCTGAAGCAACAGTAAAACTGCAAACTGTGAAACAGGAGGAGATACAAGGTGGGGATGTTCAGACagcatgttttctttttgagacagaaaatCTGGACAACATACAGGGGgatgaagggaaagaaaataagcCCTTGGAGATGGATATACAATCTGGGGATGTCTCTGGCATGAAGTTTAAGTTTGAAAATCAGTCCTTAGACTCTATAAATTGCAGTTCAGAGAATGTTCTAAGTAAGATCAAAACGCTAAAAGCCGAAGACATTCAGAAAGGCAATGTTCTAAAATGCAGGTGGCTATTTGAAAACCAACCTATTGATATGATAAAAGAAAGTCAAGAATGTGATGGATTGGTTAAAACAGTGACAGACGTACAAGGTGGAGATGTAAGAAAGGGATGCTTCAtttttgagacattttctttAGATGAGATTAAAGATGAATCCGATGGCATCAGCATGAGAGAAACAAATCTCGGGGAAATAATAAAAGGTGATGTGAAAAGCTACAAAATGCTTTTTGAAACACAACCACTCTATGCAATTCAAGACCATGAAGGGTTTTATCATGAAGTGACAAcagttaaaaaagaagaaacaatacaTGGAGATGTACGAGGAACAAGGTGGCTCTTTGAAACAAAACCATTAGACTCAATTCACGAATCAGAAGATGTATACGTTATTAAATCCGTCACCCAGGAAGACATTCAGAAGGGGGATGTGAGTTCTGTCAGATACAGGTTTGAAACTCAACCACTGGATATGATTTCAGACAAATCCCATAATATTGTGCCCACTGTTGACTATATTCAAGGAGGCAATGTGCAGATGAATAAACAATTATTTGAGTCTGAAGGTGGTAACAAGAAGAACTATGTAAGAACAGTAAGTGTCAATGAAATACAAAAGGGCAATGTTAAGACTTCTACTTGGCTCTTTGAAACTCACAGAATAGATGAGTTGGGAGAAGAGTCCAGATATGAAAATATCAAGACAGTCACCCAGGAAGACGTGCAGAAAGGTGATGTGAAGCAAGCAGTGTGGCTTTTTGAAAACCAGACTTTGGATTCTATTAATGAACTTGATGAAAATGATACCAAAATGACAAAGGAAGAAATTCCTCCGTCGGATGTCAAGACAACTACGTGGCTCTTTGAAACAACACCTATTCACGAATTTAACAAAACTAGagtagagaaggaagaaattattGGTAAAAGTATTAAAGAAACCTTGGAAGACCTCTACTCTCAAAGAGTTGTTGAAGCTCCCGGAATTATCATTGAAGCTGATGAAGTTGGAGATGTCAGAATGGCCAAATACAAGCTCATGAACCAAACAACTCCTGAGATCCAGAAGGAAGAAGTTATCAGGGCTGATCTCGGAAACATCATGATGAACCTGCTTTCCCAAAGAGACTGCACAAAGAAAGAGATATTTGTCAgtgaagaggagaagggaaacgTCAATTTTACTAAAACTCAATTATTAAACAGATCGATGGAATTTCATGCTGAAAAGGAAGAGATAGTGAGAGGGGATGTAAAACAAGCAATCCAAAAGCTGTTCTCAGAGGAAAGGCGTGCAAAGAAAGGCATATTAATTCAAgaagatgaaaagggagatattaACATGACTATCTATTGTCTTCTTCATGAAAATGCTGGTGACAAGACTGAGAGAGAAGACATACTGGGAGGTGATGTGAGGCGCACCATTCATAATCTGTTATCTTCTGCATCAAATGGTAAGATATCCGAAAGGACAAAAATCGATGCTTCGGAGAGGGGAAATGTTCAGTTCTTCACAACATGCATCGAAACTGGAGCTTTGGATTACCTCAAGCAACTCCAAACAGGGTCAAATGAAAGCACACTCACAGCTAGCaagcaggaaggagaggaagaaataatTGGTGGTGATGTTGAGGGAACAAAATTCTTACTGAAGAAAAGGCAGTCTTCCTTTGAACGTACTGTTAGTGAGACTGACATCATCCCAGGCGATGTGCGTCATACAGTTAAAGTCTTCATGACAGAGCCTCAGAGTTCATCTTATAAGACAGTGAAAGACGAGATTATAAAAGGTGATTTGAAATCAACCTTGAATTCTCTCAACCAGGCCATGAATCAGAAAACAGTGGCTAAAGCAGAAGAAATTGTGAAAGATGACAGGCTGGCCATACTCAAGTCACTTAAGGAGTCAGGGGACAGACAGAAAGAACCCAAACAATCTGGTGGCATGTCTAGAGATATCGGGCAAGCTATTGAGTGCCTCGAGAGGGCTacaaatacaaggactgaaatctTGAAAAAAGAGCTGATATTAGATGATCTTAAAACATCACTAAGGTCTTTGAAAGAAGAACAGTGTGGTTTCAAAGAGGTTGATAAACAGGGAATAGTCAAAGATGTACTACCTGGGATGCTAGGATTTTCAGAAAGGCCAAAAATAGGGATCCATCCAGCAGCTGTCCAGAGAGACAAAAAAAGTCTTCTTCAACCAGTGCCAGGACCATTTGAACCAGCAATCAAGCAGCAAGCAGGACCAGGCACTCTTGATGaaactacacagaaaccctgccttCGGTCTTTAATAGAAGAAAGAACTGAAGCTAATCTTCCCAAAGCCCCTAAGGGCACTGTAAAGATTGTCATTGATCGTGAACAAAACAATGATGCTCTTGAGAAAAGCCTTAGAAAAATGTCTAATTCAGAGCATAGAGCTATGAAAAATGTCTTAGACATGAGTGACAGAATGGGTATCTGGACTGAGAGCAAAGAATATCTGTGTAGTGATGACCATATGAGCAAACACTTAAGTGCCACCATGTCAATTAAGGAAAGTCTAAAATCCAAGGAATCAGAGAACATGAGAGAAGCAAAGGATGATGTCATTAGCTCCACCCAGTCTGTGGATAAAACATTTAGAAAGCAACAGACTCAAACCTGTGAGCTAGGCAATGATCAGAAGTCTCGGTTCCAGGATTCCTATGGGAAGAATCAAAAAAATATCCAAAACATTGAGATCACAAGGGACTTTCAGAAGCAAGCCTTGCTCAGTCAGGAAAAGCAGTATTCTAATaaagagatgaagaaaaatgAGGCGAGCCTTCAACCTTTGCCTGTGGGTAAGGAGGTACACAGTGTACCAGGAGTGACAGTCTCTGGGAAAAACCACAAAAGAATTCAGGCAACTGACAAGAGACAGAAAACTGATGTTTGTCTGGAAAGTCAAGACTTTCTAATGAAGACAAACACTTCCAAGGAGTTAAAAATGGCGATGGAGAGGTCCTTTAATCCAATCAACCTTCACCCTGAATGTGgtataaaagaaaatgaggactCACTTCCACCTccatctccccctcctcttccaccttctaATGCCTCATCTGAAATTgaatttcctctccctcctccaccacctTTAATGCTGTTGCCTGGAAAAAATGAGTCTCCTCCCTCATCTCCCACAGAGAAGACAAGGACTGAATTTGAAAGCCTCTcaaccctccctcttcctccaccaCCTGTAGATGAGAAAGCTGAACAAGAATGCCTATCAACCACcctacctcctccccctcctccaactCCATGTCAACCAGGACATCTTCTTCCATCGTCTGTTCTAGGACATCACAGGGAAGCATTTTTACAACAGTTCTCCCAAAAAGAAGCCTTAGGTGTTCATCTGCCTCACTCACAGGCTAAAATCCTAACAGGAAAATCACCACCTCCCACACTCCCCAAACCCAAACTTCCCAAGAGAATTAAAGATAAGATGAACCAGTATTCCTCAAGCGGTGAATTGGAAAGATCGCTGTCAGATGTGGAAATTAAGGCTACCCTCTCAAAGGATCAGAAAAGATCAATGGTGACAATGAGCAGTGAGCACAGAGAGACAAAGCAAGATGTGTTCGGAAaaggtcttgttggaagaaaacAGCTGCCTGTTGACTCTGCAAACTCGCTCTCTCAGACAGTTCcagaaatcccagcacccaaggaAAAACAGACAGCACCCCTTGTTAAATCCCACTCATTCCCATCAGGTTCAGAACAACAAAGTCCTAAGCCTTACATGAGGAAATTTAAGACACCTTTAATGATTGCTGAAGAAAAATACAGACAGCAAAGGGAAGAGcttgagaaacagagacaggagagttcTTCCCACAATGTCATCAAAACAGAAACACAGCACCAAAGCTtatcagagaaggaggaagaaatagaGTTACAAAAAGCGACTGAGGCAATCTCCACAC contains:
- the Xirp2 gene encoding xin actin-binding repeat-containing protein 2 isoform 2 (isoform 2 is encoded by transcript variant 2), producing MARYQAAVSRGDTRSFSANVMEESDVCTVPGGLAKMKRQFEKDKMTSTCNAFSEYQYRHESRAEQEAIHSSQEIIRRNEQEVSKGHGTDVFKAEMMSHLEKHTEETKQASQFHQYVQETVIDSPEEEELPKVSTKILKEQFEKSAQENFLRSDKETSPPAKCMKIENDIEETLKPSSAVGTSSSYTSTRQRKETSTSSYSNHSLTSTTLAQDNGTPSGKMEEFPPPPPDVCQTPMDVTAFSQSPEFPSPPRRLPMPKDLYSKQRNLYELNRLYRHIHPELRKNLEKDYISEVSEIVSSQINSGNALSADVQKARYVFENTNDSSQKDLNSERENLEWDEILKGEVQSIRWIFENQPLDSINHGSTDEGYTSKGIADQELIAGSDVKYTTWMFETQPIDALGIPSAGTEGNTEKIPELARGDVYTARWMFETRPLDSMNKMHECQEETASTLTKDITGGDVKTVRYMFETQQLDQLGQLHSVDELNLLQLRSELKEIKGNVKRSIKCFETQPLYVIRDGSGQMLEIKTVQREDIEKGDVRTARWMFETQPLDTINKDITEIKVVRGISMEENVKGGVSRAKWLFETQPLEKIKEESGEAVLKTEAVIGTDVSKKCWMFETQPLDILKDSPDTDSVSPEERIGGDVKTTKHLFETLPIEALKDSPDIGKLQKITASEEEKGDVKHQKWVFETQRLEDIREDKKEYTRTVRLEAVDRGHVKNYTHIFESNNLIKVDASHQIEVEGVTRGTVELNKSLFETTPLYAIQDHLGKYHQVKTVQQEEIVRGDVRSCRWLFETRPIDQFDESLHKFQIIRGISAQEIQAGNVKSARWLFETQPLDSIKYFSNVEETDSKTEQSTDIVKGDVKTCKWLFETQPMESLYEKASLMTNSEDIHKGDVRTCMWLFETQPLDAIKDDSEATVKLQTVKQEEIQGGDVQTACFLFETENLDNIQGDEGKENKPLEMDIQSGDVSGMKFKFENQSLDSINCSSENVLSKIKTLKAEDIQKGNVLKCRWLFENQPIDMIKESQECDGLVKTVTDVQGGDVRKGCFIFETFSLDEIKDESDGISMRETNLGEIIKGDVKSYKMLFETQPLYAIQDHEGFYHEVTTVKKEETIHGDVRGTRWLFETKPLDSIHESEDVYVIKSVTQEDIQKGDVSSVRYRFETQPLDMISDKSHNIVPTVDYIQGGNVQMNKQLFESEGGNKKNYVRTVSVNEIQKGNVKTSTWLFETHRIDELGEESRYENIKTVTQEDVQKGDVKQAVWLFENQTLDSINELDENDTKMTKEEIPPSDVKTTTWLFETTPIHEFNKTRVEKEEIIGKSIKETLEDLYSQRVVEAPGIIIEADEVGDVRMAKYKLMNQTTPEIQKEEVIRADLGNIMMNLLSQRDCTKKEIFVSEEEKGNVNFTKTQLLNRSMEFHAEKEEIVRGDVKQAIQKLFSEERRAKKGILIQEDEKGDINMTIYCLLHENAGDKTEREDILGGDVRRTIHNLLSSASNGKISERTKIDASERGNVQFFTTCIETGALDYLKQLQTGSNESTLTASKQEGEEEIIGGDVEGTKFLLKKRQSSFERTVSETDIIPGDVRHTVKVFMTEPQSSSYKTVKDEIIKGDLKSTLNSLNQAMNQKTVAKAEEIVKDDRLAILKSLKESGDRQKEPKQSGGMSRDIGQAIECLERATNTRTEILKKELILDDLKTSLRSLKEEQCGFKEVDKQGIVKDVLPGMLGFSERPKIGIHPAAVQRDKKSLLQPVPGPFEPAIKQQAGPGTLDETTQKPCLRSLIEERTEANLPKAPKGTVKIVIDREQNNDALEKSLRKMSNSEHRAMKNVLDMSDRMGIWTESKEYLCSDDHMSKHLSATMSIKESLKSKESENMREAKDDVISSTQSVDKTFRKQQTQTCELGNDQKSRFQDSYGKNQKNIQNIEITRDFQKQALLSQEKQYSNKEMKKNEASLQPLPVGKEVHSVPGVTVSGKNHKRIQATDKRQKTDVCLESQDFLMKTNTSKELKMAMERSFNPINLHPECGIKENEDSLPPPSPPPLPPSNASSEIEFPLPPPPPLMLLPGKNESPPSSPTEKTRTEFESLSTLPLPPPPVDEKAEQECLSTTLPPPPPPTPCQPGHLLPSSVLGHHREAFLQQFSQKEALGVHLPHSQAKILTGKSPPPTLPKPKLPKRIKDKMNQYSSSGELERSLSDVEIKATLSKDQKRSMVTMSSEHRETKQDVFGKGLVGRKQLPVDSANSLSQTVPEIPAPKEKQTAPLVKSHSFPSGSEQQSPKPYMRKFKTPLMIAEEKYRQQREELEKQRQESSSHNVIKTETQHQSLSEKEEEIELQKATEAISTPRKESDFPRARPNLDSESRAVIAGECSESQLATASTLTVATERLQHVLAASEDELTLRQEGIQNSSDASQSKLACETSQSHKECKAQQTFEQHVKRLPFPQTKPSSPSFKVKTIKLSTLDHTGTETDLSSKHHTKQSEVDIQTSTEQTDKEIKKTQASIQCDDKPSVPEKYFQLPKTEKRVTIQMPKEYAEKSHKSKLQTVPKKQGIFGEFDRGNVLGREGKNQDSSVSCSKEDRLIDERKQEHLQNQRVPRSVQQKVINERLDSQMQNFQQTEIQTSRSTIECEEFSQSYNATQEKTCLKDKGKQQGQVTSNTEESKQELRQNQSAFSSVKDSQHDDGKCTINILEFLRKREELQQILSRVKQFEAESSKSGLKTFQILLNIVPVWLISEEKREYGVRVAMENNFEKVKEEITHIKTQAEEMLLQCEHVIQTAMMASQTGKQRDKPTNLNEMPLNVSNVNLSSSKCTEQKESKTVEEKLTHRQVTTHPEAATRNPVKPYQEAKGEDGKMAPPSLKTRPPSPTFITIESTARRAETSTKSELSQSPKNNRCIEPPPRRPVEHASGLPRSRTPPSPPRSRSEQLVRLKDTTARLAKGTIPCSPGTPVPIVEKRSEVVMSPATLRRQIKIESRGGDSPPTITIPVSVNHVVSGSFRESVDAQEAVKKTEKTETYVHKDKMNSVNRAMPETESYDAVEIIRKVEGPHLSEHTERFEATNQTVQRAERFLNGHENEINRWFREFENDPVFRAKTERGAYANGEINHNMKQESHTFCKEEFGLASSETANFTGFSYRHPKVPAMQPRVHSEARSLNEHFSSVDAFDSQIVGSKVATSSSRSTEAGRSGFDFKHAPPTYEDVISGHILDVADSPTNLRRNFQKTWQESERVFQRVGYETSDAHATEMSRAFQEESAFLSETVGPRQGNLHNLSKDSLSNGVPHSRQAEFS